One Trichoderma atroviride chromosome 7, complete sequence DNA segment encodes these proteins:
- a CDS encoding uncharacterized protein (BUSCO:EOG092D3VON), producing the protein MARNSEKAQSMLFRFREAQAADLGIIDAGRTRRPKVITEVDSIPSCEKWRGQVLKEISRKVSRIQDPVLSDYQIRDLNDEINKLMREKHMWEVQIRNLGGPNYMRGGGKMYDEQGREIPGGGKGYKYFGRARELPGVKELFEAAQSRKKEDKPLETSRDLRKNVDAAYYGYAPNEEDDALLQYEAEKEREALANLLATGSQGAPDGWEPLPGDSGDGHGWALPTLEEVQMELLERRRRKLLDQL; encoded by the exons ATG GCTCGAAATTCGGAAAAGGCCCAGTCTATGCTCTTCCGCTTCCGTGAAGCGCAAGCAGCAGACTTGGGCATCATTGACGCCGGACGAACACGCCGCCCCAAGGTCATCACCGAAGTCGATTCGATCCCATCGTGCGAGAAATGGCGCGGCCAAGTCCTCAAGGAGATCTCGCGCAAGGTTTCTCGGATCCAGGACCCCGTGCTGAGCGACTACCAGATCCGCGACCTCAACGATGAAATCAACAAGCTGATGCGTGAGAAGCACATGTGGGAGGTGCAGATACGGAATCTAGGCGGACCAAACTACatgagaggaggagggaagaTGTACGACGAGCAGGGCAGAGAAATACCCGGTGGAGGGAAAGGCTACAAATATTTTGGGCGAGCGAGGGAGCTGCCAGGAGTCAAGGAGCTCTTTGAGGCCGCCCAATccaggaagaaggaggacaAGCCACTGGAAACAAGCAGAGACTTGAGAAAAAACGTGGATGCGGCGTATTACGGCTATGCTCCGaacgaagaggacgacgcGCTGCTACAGTACGAAgccgagaaagaaagagaggcatTGGCAAATCTCCTGGCGACGGGATCACAAGGAGCGCCGGACGGTTGGGAACCGTTACCCGGAGACAGCGGTGACGGCCATGGATGGGCACTGCCCACGCTGGAGGAAGTTCAGATGGAGCTTCTtgagaggagaagacggaaGCTACTTGACCAGCTATAA
- a CDS encoding uncharacterized protein (EggNog:ENOG41~SECRETED:SignalP(1-22)) has protein sequence MSHSVISPAILFWGTPVLLVTSENEDGTENISPVSSVWWLGHRCVLGLAAESKTPQNIVRTGQCVVNLPDDTMTHHVNLLADTTGTEHPSASKIDRGYRYVKDKWTRAQLTPQKSDLVRPSRILECPVQMECELAENHETMKDYPDLRGAIAAIELKVLRTHVVDGIRMAGYPNRIDPDRWRPLISSFQEFYGLSENKLSNSRLGKIEEEKYRPFTRSQFVTLPGDEDKEEVEQRYSQANGKIENGN, from the coding sequence ATGTCGCACTCCGTCATATCACCTGCGATTTTGTTCTGGGGGACACCCGTCTTGCTCGTCACATCCGAGAACGAAGATGGAACGGAAAATATCTCTCCAGTATCATCAGTATGGTGGCTCGGCCACCGCTGCGTTCTCGGACTTGCTGCCGAAAGCAAGACACCTCAAAACATTGTTCGAACCGGCCAATGTGTTGTCAACCTCCCAGATGATACCATGACTCATCATGTCAACCTGTTAGCCGATACGACTGGCACTGAGCATCCCTCTGCATCAAAGATAGACAGAGGATACCGCTATGTCAAAGACAAATGGACGCGTGCGCAACTTACCCCTCAAAAATCCGACCTTGTTCGGCCCAGCCGCATTTTAGAGTGCCCCGTGCAGATGGAGTGCGAGTTGGCAGAGAATCACGAAACCATGAAGGATTATCCTGACCTGAGGggcgccattgctgccattgagctTAAAGTACTTCGAACTCACGTCGTGGATGGAATCCGGATGGCTGGCTATCCAAACCGAATTGATCCCGACCGCTGGAGGCCCCTCATCTCGTCCTTTCAGGAATTTTATGGTTTGAGCGAAAACAAGCTATCGAACAGCAGACTGGGcaagattgaagaggagaaatATCGCCCATTTACACGAAGCCAATTTGTTACACTTCCAGGTGACGAGGATAAAGAGGAAGTTGAGCAGCGCTATTCGCAAGCAAACGGAAAGATTGAGAATGGAAATTAG
- a CDS encoding uncharacterized protein (EggNog:ENOG41), which translates to MSAATAPKMEQFEFHDPTTRSTWRLCSPGIEEMTLNEDTVTGRKSILQRWQPGATNPTSNPAVHTYIEEVYIVEGDLTDKRLAQTFYKGMYAYRNAGMEHGPWASERGCLMFVTCTPVDSER; encoded by the coding sequence ATGTCTGCAGCTACAGCCCCAAAGATGGAGCAGTTCGAATTCCACGATCCAACCACACGCTCCACCTGGCGACTCTGCTCACCCGGCATCGAGGAAATGACGTTGAACGAAGACACAGTAACCGGCCGCAAGTCGATACTGCAGCGATGGCAACCGGGGGCCACCAACCCAACGTCGAATCCCGCAGTGCACACCTACATCGAGGAGGTCTACATCGTCGAAGGCGATCTTACGGATAAGAGGCTGGCTCAGACCTTTTACAAGGGCATGTATGCATACCGCAACGCCGGCATGGAGCATGGGCCCTGGGCCTCGGAGCGCGGGTGCCTTATGTTCGTCACTTGCACGCCGGTGGATAGTGAGCGATAG